CCGGCTTGCCCTTGATGCGGGTGGCGATATCATCATAATGGTTCATCCCGATTACCAGTATACGCCACTGCTCATTCCGGCCATGGCGTCTCTGATCGCAAGCGGTCTCTACCACTGCGTGCTCGGATCACGAATCCTCGGTGGATATGCACTCAAGGGGGGCATGCCGGCATGGAAATACGGTGCGAACAGACTCCTGACCGCCATTGAGAACCTCATGACGGGAGCGAAGCTATCGGAATATCACACGGGATACCGTGCCTTTTCGAGAGAGTTGCTCGAACGAATTTCCCTGGAGGTAAATTCCGATGATTTTGTCTTTGACAACCAAATGCTGGTCCAGATCATCTGGTACGGATACACAATAGCGGAGATCAGCTGCCCCACGAAATATTTTCCTGAAGCATCATCGATTAATTTTGGGAGAAGCCTCACCTATGGATTTGGATGTCTCTCCACTGCCATTACTTTCCGTCTTGCCAGAATGGGCCTGGTAACTTCACGGTTGTTTCCTTCAAGAAAGTGAGCACTACTTGCGATAGAGGCCGGCCATGAAAAAAGATACACCACCGCTTCTCACATTGCTTCTCGTTTGTTTGCTTGCCCTTGCCGTGATCTTTGTTTTCCTGCAGGTTATAAATTTTGAATTCGTAAATTACGATGACGACACCTATGTGGCGAAAAACAGACATGTATCATCCGGTCTGACGTGTGAAAACATCTCCTGGGCATTGACGGCAACACACGCTCATAACTGGCACCCTCTCACGTGGATCTCGCACATGATCGATGTAGAATTCTTCGGTCTGAGGGCGGGGATGCATCACCTTGTCAACGTCCTGTTTCATGTCATGAATTCCATCCTTCTCTTTCTTCTGCTGAAAAGAATGACGGGCGCGTTGTGGCAGAGCTTTTTCGTGGTGGTCCTGTTCGCTCTCCATCCGCTCCATGTTGAATCGGTGGCATGGATATCAGAGCGAAAGGATGTTCTGAGCACCTTTTTTTTGATGCTGACCCTTCTCAGCTATAATCTTTACACTGCGCGCCCGGACCTTCGACGGTACCTTCCGGTGATGATTTTTTTCGCCTTGGGACTCATGGCTAAACCTATGCTGGTAACCGTACCCTTCGCACTCCTGTTGCTTGATTACTGGCCATTGAAGCGATTGAGAATAAGAGTTCCATTGCTTTCTGCCGGATCATTCGTGTTTCTTGTCCTTGAGAAAGTTCCATTGTTTTTCCTGGCAACACTGTCATCGGTTATTACCTACATGGTACAAGACAGGACCGGGGCAGTCATTGATACTGAATTGGTACCGTTTGCGCTGAGGATACAGAATACCCTGGTGTCCTATGTCATCTATTTGGGAAAAATGTTCTGGCCGCTTCGCCTTGCCGTTCACTATCCATACCAGGGTTATATACCGGGATGGCAGGTGGCAGGCAGCGCCTGCATTATCGCTGTCATTACAATTTTCGTGATCTACATGGCAAAGAGAAACCCCTACCTTCCCGTTGGATGGTTCTGGTATCTCGGCACGCTGGTGCCGGTCATCGGTCTTGTCCAGGTCGGAGGTCAGGCCATGGCTGACCGTTACACCTATATCCCATTGATAGGTCTATGGATAATGTTCACATGGGGAGTGTCTGAAATATTCCTGTGCCGCCGGTACGGGAAAACGTTTTGTGTCACGGTGGCTGTTATCATTATTATATTGTTAGCAGGCGTGACCAATCGGCAGGTGCGATACTGGCAAAACAGCGTAACCCTTTTTCAACATTCACTTGAAGTAGCTCCCGGCGACTATCTCTCGGAACATAATCTTGGCGTGGCCCTGGCAACGAAGAGCCGTATAGATGAAGCAGAAAAGCATTTCATGGAAGCGATCAGGCTCAATCCCGACTACGGCAATCCATATTTTTGCCTGGGTATTGTCATGCAAAGCAGGGGGAAAACAGAAGAGGCAAAAAAATATTTCATGGAGGCACTTGAGCGTGATCCAAACATGGCTGAGGCCCTCAATGGTCTTGGAACAATCGCGGTTAGCGAGGGTGATATTCCAGAGGCCATTGTCCTTTACCGAAAATCCCTTGAAATAAGGCCGGAACAGGCTGATACCCACGATAATCTCGGAATTGCTCTTGCAGAGCAGGGCAGGATTGATGAAGCACTGAAGCATTTCAGGCAAGCCGTTACTCTGGTTCCTGATAATGCGTCATTTCGGAACAACCTCGAAACTGCCCTGATCAAAGCGGAAAGAATTGATGAAGTGATTTGCATGATTGAAGATCGCATCGGAAAAGACCCTGAGAATGCCGAACTTTATGTAAAAAGAGGCATACTGTACACAAAAAAAGGCATGGCCGCGCAGGCTGCCGCTTCCTTTCATCGGGCACTTGTCCTGAACCCTGATTCGATCGAGGCATTGCATAACCTCTCCATTCTGTATACAGTGGCAGGAAGGTATGAAAAGGCGCTGGAATTTTTGATGTACCTTGAGGAGATCGATCCCGGAAATGCAGACAGGGCCCGGCGGATCGCCCGGCTCCTGGCCCTTAAGGGAAAAGAGGAAGAGAGCCTGGCATGGCTGAAGAAAGCCCTTGAGCGTGGCTATCAATACAGAGAAAATATTGAGAATGATTCAGCCTTTAACAAAATCAAAGAGCTTCGGGAATATAGAGCCATTATCAATGCACAATATGCTAATTCTCCCTCCGACGAGTGATCATTTTCCAAATCATTCTGTTGACATGTTCAGGAATACGTGAAAAATTGTCGTCATACTGTGAAATAAAACGGGATGAGAGTAGGGGCATCATTTTCCCGCAGACTATACGTGTCACATTTTTTCTTCCGCGGGTTTCCTATGGATACAACTTCCATTGATCATGCTGATCTGACGATAGTGAAGCGGATTCTTGCCGGCAACCGCCAGGCCTATGAACAGATCATCGAGAGGTACAAGGGGCCTGTATTCAATCTTGCCTATAGAATGACGGGAAGCTATGACGATGCCGCTGATCTTAGCCAGGAGATATTTATCCGGGCTTTCAGAAACCTGAAAAAATTCGACCAGCGCAAGCGTTTTTTTACCTGGCTCTATACGATTGCCTTGAATCATATACGAAACCATCAAGCGAAGGGACGGCGCCTCAGCGAAATAGTAGATAATGGAATATCGATCGAAAACATTGCCGATGTAGTATCGGAAGACAATTCCGAGCAACTCCTGATCAAAAAAGAAGATGCCGAACTGATCACAGAAAATTTGCATACGTTACCCCGGGAATTACGGGAAGCATTGGTACTGCGGTATTTCCAGGCCTTCTCCTTTGATGAGATCGCTGAAATCTCGGGAAGTTCCCTGAGTGCCGTGAAAATGCGGGTCTACCGTGGCCTCGAACAGTTGCGGGTGATGATACAAACGGCAAAAAAATAATGCATACTGTGACTTTTTCAATCGGGTTTTGTATATATAAATAAGCGTAAGAAAAGTAATGGTGTCCGACAGGTGGAAAAAGAATATCAGGAAATAATCGAAATATTGCAGAAGATACACCCGGTGCATCCTCCTGAATACCTGGTATCCTCAATCATGCAGGAAATTCAAAAAAGGGATACCCTACTCGATCGTCTTGGGAATATTTTCAGAAAGCCCATTTTTATGCCGAGAAATTCTTCTCGCGCGTCGGAGTGTGGATTCTGTTTATTCACAGCCGGCTTCTTTTTTCTGGTCATGGGCTTGGTTCTTACCATCGGTTTTAAAGTGAATGGTCTTTATTCACTTGTTTCGGGATGGTTTCACTACCAACCCTATGCAATGCTTTTTACTGCGGCATTTTTTCTGGTTTTGTCCTTTATCATAGTGAAGGGTGAACGAAGATTCCTCGTGGCAGTAAAATATGCGGTTTTTATCTTTATGTCCGCCCTCGTCATGAACGCGGTTCTCCTCTCTCCGGGTTTATTTCTTCCTTCGGCCAACTTTTTTGTTGTTGCCTTTACCGGTACGATGTTCATGATGAGCTTTTTCATTCTTGTCAGCCTTGAACGGCATCAGAAGGTACATAACAATGAATAGCATCGAAAAGAATACTTTAAAGGCCAGCAGGGGTTTTTCCATTCTGGAAGTGTTAGTCATCCTGATACTGCTGGGAATTATCGGCGCAATCGTCATCAGCAGGGGGTCTTCGGCAGATCCCTATATTCTGCAGTCACAGGACGAGATCGTAAAATCTCATATCCGGTATGCCCAGTCACGGGCCTTACACACGGCATCGGACTGGGGAATGAGATTTGCTGGTTCACGAACATACAACGGAAGGTCCTACAGCAATTACTGGCTTTACAAGGGAACAGATGTGAACACGCCGGTACGGTTCACCGTTGCCAATGACGGTAAATATGTGGTGGTCTTCGATGACAACTCGGTAGGTGTCTGGCCCCTGGATATTGCGACACAGACCACCGTTACCTTTGATCGGTGGGGAAGTCCCGGAAGCACCAGTATCACGCTCTCAGTGGCCAATGGGAGCGATATTACGATTCTGAGAAATACAGGGTATATTTACTGATATAAGAAACTAAAAGGCGTAACGCGGGTGATGCATATGAACCAAGACAAACATAGGATGTTAGTATTACCGAATACCTGTGCCAGTTGGAATAGAAAACTGCTCACAAAGAGATGGCAGCGGGGAAGTCTCCTTGTGGGACTTCTCATTACGATGGTCATTTTCGCCGTTATCGGGGCAGCCATGGTAACCCTTCTCTCTTCGTCAACGACGAGCCAGGTGTCGGCAAGCCATTCCATGAAGGCCCAGTACATGGCGGAAGGGGGTGCCCGATATGTCATTCCCCTGATGCCTGATTCAGACTTCGAAAAGGGACCGCATGTTTTTAAGTTCAATGACGGAAGAACCTTCTTCATTATCAACAAAGAAAATGGCAGTCGCTTTACCTCAACGGGTGTCGTGAATGAAGGAAGTGGATGGATGGAATCGAGAGTGACCATTCAATATCGTATCTCGTCACTCTTCGATTACTGCATTTTCGGAAGCGAGATCGTTACCATTGATAACAATGCCGTTATTGACAGCTATTCCTCTTCCGATGGACCCTATGACACGACGTCTAATCGCAACAATGAGTATTACGTCGGAACAAACAATTCCATGGATAGCGGCTTTGTAATTGCTGCCGGAGCGGACTTCTACCTTCCCGATGCGGGTGAGACAAAAGAACAACACCTCGAAGCCGAGGTCGATAAGGATATGACGCCGAAGGAGCTTCCGGCGGGTTGGGAATCGTGGACGGATTTGTTAACGTTTCTACATTTTACGTCAAATGGGCAAGTAGAGACGCTAACTGCCGGTAACTATATTACGACCGATATGTACTTTACCAATAATTCATCGCTTACCATCGAAGGTGATGTGACCATCTACGTTGTCGGAAATTATGATGGGTCACAAAATAGTTCATTGAATATCGGAAATGCGGCGAATCCGGATTCATCATTGACAATGTATGTCGGCGGCGATATGGATTTTTCCAACAATACCGTCTACAATTATCAGAACAATCCGGCTGATTATATTATTTACGGTCTCAGTACCTGTAACAACATCCAGTTGACGAACAATTCATCGACTTACGGGGCGATCTATGCACCGACAGCCGATGTATATACGGGAAACAACGCTGAGATGTACGGGTCCATCGTTGCCGATAGTATTACAGTACGTCAGAATGCTTTGATTCATTATGATGAAGACCTTGCCGGGTTAGCCGGTGGTGAAGCCGGCGTATTGACGCAGTATTTTGTGGAGGCACAATGATGAGAAGGCATAGAGGAGAATATCTTTTCACTCGACAGAGCGCTCTGTTCAGCAACCAGTGCGGTATAACCCTTCTTGACACGATTGTCACCCTCGTGGTAGCGGCCATCCTGGGTATGATGCTTGCCCAGTTCGGCGGAAAGGCGCTTACCCAGAGCGGAGATCCCGCCGTTATGCTCAAGAAGGATTACAATCTTGCTCTGGTCATGGAACGAATAACCGCCGACTATCGTGATGCCCTTAATCAGGGAACGTTGAACAGTTCCTTTTTCACCGCCCGGGACAGTGCTGCCAAGATCAATGCTTTGTATGGATCAAACATTGATGGTGTTACTCTTGGGAATACGGCGTTTCAACTCGATATGGACAACACAAATTATACTGAATCAGGAAGCGACAGTTCAGTCTGGAAGATGACCATCGTCAAGGGTGATCAGGAATTAATAACCTTATTTGTTCAGTAATTATGAAAGCAGGGGGAACATCGTGAAAAAAGAAGCCGGATTCACCCTCATCGAGATAATCGTGACCATTGTTCTCGTGGCGCTCCTTGCGGCAATTGCGGGGCTGGGGATCGTTCAAGGAGTCAAGGTCTATCTCCTGACCCAGGAAAATGCTGAATTAAGCCAGAAGGCCCAGATTGCCCTGGAGCGGATGCGACGGGAAATGATCGATATACAAAACATCTCGACAGCTTCATCAACATCCATTTCTTTCTCGAAACCGGACGGGAGTGACCGGACCATCGGGCTTTTCGGTGTTGAACTCAGGATTGCCGAGGGAACGACACCGCTTTCCGGAGGCGATGTCCTGTATGAGGGAGTCAATGACTTGACCTTTACCTATAAACAGGCGAATGGAACAACGTGGACAACTGCTCAAGACATTTCCGATCTTTACCAGATCGATATTACCATTGCCCTGGGTCATGACCTGCCGGGCGTGGGCCCCATAGTGTACTCGACAACGGTGAATCCGAGGAATACCGGTGCTGCCGGTGTGCCCACAACATCATCGACAACGACAACAACAACTATTGCTACTACCACCACTACATTACCCGGAGGCATAACAACAACAGAACCAACAACAACCACAGAAGAGATAGACACAACAACAGTGCCAGGAGTTGGGACGACAACGGAACCGACGACGACAACGGAACCGACAACGACATCAGTCCCGACTGCTCTTGTTGCAGAGGGTAATTTTGCCTGCAAGAAAACCGGGAATCAATATGTCTATATCAAGGTATATCTGACAAATTACTTTGGGGGACCGATCGAGGAAGCCCAGATTACGTGGGCACTATACGATGCGGGCTCTTCATTGCTAGAGGCGAGCGTTTACCCGCTGGATAACCTGGGCGGTGGGTATTACGGAAACTTGACCTATAGTTCCGATTGCGGGCTGGGTGCTGACTGTCAGCGGTCCACGAACAAATATAATGAGACAGTTACCGTTGTTATACATGCAGTAAAGGAATATTATCCAGACCTTGAAGCATCGATGTCAGTGCCATAGGATCGGTGATCATATCCACAATATGCTATTTTCTTTCAAAGCAACAATGGATTTAAGTTAAAATTTCTGTTTTTGAAGGCAGTTATGAAAACATCTCAGGTCAAGCAGACATTTTCATTTCATATATGAAATGGCTTTATAAAAACCCTTACGCAAATCAACAAATCTGACTGCTGATGTAAAATAATTTCTCTTGAAAATCTTATCGGTCACAGGCACAGCACAGTGCGAAATGAAGCAATAAGGAAAAGCTTTCTCTTTCTCATTCTTTTTGCAGTCATCGGCTGGATGCTTGTTCTGCATTTTCCCCTGCTTGCAAGTGGCTATATCAAAGCCGGTGATGACCACATACATGTCGCCTATTCCAATGAACTGAATAGAATTCTGAAAGAAGAGGGCAGGATTCTTGGTTGGAGCCGTCTTTACGGGGCAGGGGCGCCTATGTTTCTGCTCCGACCCCCGGGCCTGTATGTTTCCGTAAATTTTCTACACTTTCTTTCTGGCCTCACCATTGAGAAATCGCTTAAGCTCCTCGTAGCCCTCGGGTTCTGTTTCTTCCCCCTTTCCGTGTTTGCCGGTGCTCGAATGCTCGGCCTGAAGACCGGTTCCGCGGTTGCCGCGGGCATGCTCTCCATCCTGCCCATCAGCCTCTGGGGGCATACCATCGATGCCTATCAGTATCTGGGAATTCACAAGCAGCTCGTCGCCATTTTTTTCTTTCCCCTCGCCGCAGGAGCGCTGTGGTCCCTCCTGAAGGATGGGAAAAGAGGATTTCTTTTTGCCCTGGCCTTTGCCGTCATGTTTCTCTCACACCCATACATTGCTTACTGTTTTGTGTTTCTTGTTCCCTGCATGCTGATCGCCCTGGCAACGGGTGAGGTGCACTGGAACTGGAAACGGGGAGTTGGGCGTTCCGTCCTCTGGTCGCTTCCTGCCTTCCTGTTTGTGTGCACCTGGCTGATACCGTTTATGTCATCGCCGGAGATCCAGGTCATCGACCCCTACCTGAGCCGCAGGACCACTTTTGATGTCATTGGTTGTACCACAGCCGAGACCTTCCGCCAGTTTTTCCT
This region of Deltaproteobacteria bacterium genomic DNA includes:
- a CDS encoding type II secretion system protein, which encodes MKKEAGFTLIEIIVTIVLVALLAAIAGLGIVQGVKVYLLTQENAELSQKAQIALERMRREMIDIQNISTASSTSISFSKPDGSDRTIGLFGVELRIAEGTTPLSGGDVLYEGVNDLTFTYKQANGTTWTTAQDISDLYQIDITIALGHDLPGVGPIVYSTTVNPRNTGAAGVPTTSSTTTTTTIATTTTTLPGGITTTEPTTTTEEIDTTTVPGVGTTTEPTTTTEPTTTSVPTALVAEGNFACKKTGNQYVYIKVYLTNYFGGPIEEAQITWALYDAGSSLLEASVYPLDNLGGGYYGNLTYSSDCGLGADCQRSTNKYNETVTVVIHAVKEYYPDLEASMSVP
- a CDS encoding tetratricopeptide repeat protein — encoded protein: MIDVEFFGLRAGMHHLVNVLFHVMNSILLFLLLKRMTGALWQSFFVVVLFALHPLHVESVAWISERKDVLSTFFLMLTLLSYNLYTARPDLRRYLPVMIFFALGLMAKPMLVTVPFALLLLDYWPLKRLRIRVPLLSAGSFVFLVLEKVPLFFLATLSSVITYMVQDRTGAVIDTELVPFALRIQNTLVSYVIYLGKMFWPLRLAVHYPYQGYIPGWQVAGSACIIAVITIFVIYMAKRNPYLPVGWFWYLGTLVPVIGLVQVGGQAMADRYTYIPLIGLWIMFTWGVSEIFLCRRYGKTFCVTVAVIIIILLAGVTNRQVRYWQNSVTLFQHSLEVAPGDYLSEHNLGVALATKSRIDEAEKHFMEAIRLNPDYGNPYFCLGIVMQSRGKTEEAKKYFMEALERDPNMAEALNGLGTIAVSEGDIPEAIVLYRKSLEIRPEQADTHDNLGIALAEQGRIDEALKHFRQAVTLVPDNASFRNNLETALIKAERIDEVICMIEDRIGKDPENAELYVKRGILYTKKGMAAQAAASFHRALVLNPDSIEALHNLSILYTVAGRYEKALEFLMYLEEIDPGNADRARRIARLLALKGKEEESLAWLKKALERGYQYRENIENDSAFNKIKELREYRAIINAQYANSPSDE
- a CDS encoding glycosyltransferase family 2 protein, with protein sequence MFNSKRVVVVMPAYNAEQTLRQTYDEVVAQGVVDHIIVVDDASQDLTVAVAEGLPNVQVCRHSRNRGYGANQKTCYRLALDAGGDIIIMVHPDYQYTPLLIPAMASLIASGLYHCVLGSRILGGYALKGGMPAWKYGANRLLTAIENLMTGAKLSEYHTGYRAFSRELLERISLEVNSDDFVFDNQMLVQIIWYGYTIAEISCPTKYFPEASSINFGRSLTYGFGCLSTAITFRLARMGLVTSRLFPSRK
- a CDS encoding RNA polymerase sigma factor, translating into MDTTSIDHADLTIVKRILAGNRQAYEQIIERYKGPVFNLAYRMTGSYDDAADLSQEIFIRAFRNLKKFDQRKRFFTWLYTIALNHIRNHQAKGRRLSEIVDNGISIENIADVVSEDNSEQLLIKKEDAELITENLHTLPRELREALVLRYFQAFSFDEIAEISGSSLSAVKMRVYRGLEQLRVMIQTAKK